A genomic stretch from Edaphobacter aggregans includes:
- a CDS encoding transporter, with translation MRLLVSRVCLLLSAFVFSTAAVAAQEHFSQTTDIDSPLLQSDKPYSVAEYRVSSIFDHSDLIHYPQNLSLYWIQTSANPPKPAKPPVEKIKRTAIDPSMVGYIDNAVVHSEVRVRFDAAMDDTTPDRAEFFYAKCGCYAFLTGTNAYDPRTPGPGVAPPVGIPRAVNFQQLYFYGEYAPHPHLSLFMQLPFRWLQAQSLPGVAQAFPNAGGFSDMQVGLKFAALASARHYLTFQFRAYTPTGDAGLGLGTHHYSVEPSLLYYQRLSERTSVEAEVGDTHPLGTSSGVPTVGSGGFAGDVFFYGVGPSYQFVRDEKFGVAGVLEVVGWNVRSGYVTGPANPSTAGVNIVNMKVGPRMSFGAHHSLYIGYGIGLTSAKWYRQIFRTEYRYSF, from the coding sequence ATGCGACTATTGGTTTCCAGAGTATGTCTGTTGCTATCTGCCTTCGTGTTCTCCACTGCCGCAGTAGCGGCTCAGGAGCATTTTTCTCAAACAACTGATATTGATTCGCCGTTGTTGCAATCCGATAAGCCCTATTCCGTCGCCGAATATCGCGTCTCTTCTATCTTCGATCACAGTGATTTGATTCACTATCCTCAGAACCTGAGCCTGTATTGGATCCAGACCTCTGCCAATCCACCTAAACCGGCTAAACCTCCCGTTGAAAAGATCAAGAGGACGGCAATCGATCCCAGCATGGTCGGATACATTGACAATGCTGTTGTTCACTCTGAGGTGCGGGTTCGCTTTGATGCGGCGATGGATGATACAACTCCGGACCGAGCTGAGTTTTTTTATGCTAAGTGCGGATGCTATGCGTTTCTTACCGGCACGAACGCTTATGATCCTCGGACGCCTGGGCCCGGGGTGGCTCCGCCTGTTGGTATTCCCAGAGCGGTCAACTTCCAGCAGCTTTATTTTTATGGTGAGTATGCGCCTCATCCTCACCTTTCGTTGTTTATGCAGCTTCCTTTTCGTTGGCTTCAAGCGCAATCTTTGCCCGGTGTGGCGCAGGCTTTTCCGAATGCTGGTGGATTCAGCGATATGCAAGTGGGGCTTAAATTTGCCGCTCTTGCTTCGGCCCGCCATTACCTCACGTTTCAATTTCGGGCTTATACGCCTACTGGCGATGCCGGGCTAGGGTTGGGGACGCATCACTATAGTGTGGAGCCGTCCCTTCTGTACTACCAGAGGCTTTCGGAGCGAACGTCTGTGGAGGCCGAGGTCGGGGACACGCATCCGTTGGGCACGTCTTCGGGCGTTCCCACCGTTGGTTCCGGCGGGTTTGCGGGCGACGTGTTCTTCTACGGGGTTGGGCCGAGCTACCAGTTCGTGCGTGACGAGAAGTTTGGTGTGGCGGGGGTCCTTGAGGTCGTCGGATGGAACGTCCGTAGTGGATATGTCACGGGGCCAGCTAATCCGAGTACGGCAGGTGTGAATATCGTGAACATGAAGGTAGGTCCGCGCATGTCGTTTGGGGCGCACCATTCCTTGTATATCGGATATGGAATTGGGCTGACTTCAGCGAAGTGGTATCGGCAGATTTTCAGGACAGAGTATCGTTATTCGTTTTGA
- a CDS encoding beta-glucosidase family protein produces MSRSKHHLKTILAALVLACITHTPAHAETHPDTSKMPWMNKALSPDERADLVLKELTLDEKISMVHGAGWGVLRKGAPVDPHSNFAAGYMPGIERLGIPGIDLADSAVGLRMAAYQSRYATLLPSTLGAASSWNPDAAFLYGSVIGRELRAWGSNMSIGGGVDIMREPRNGRNFEYAGEDPVLAGTMTGNLMKGVKSEHILSDIKHYAMNDQETGRNVVNTQLDKKAMRESDLLAFQIALDIADPSAVMCSYNLVNGDWACENDYLLNQVLKKDFKFKGWVVSDWAATHSTVKAALAGLDQEMPGDDNHFGAPLKKAVEDGQVPQARVDDMVHRILRSMFDAGVIDNPPVRTVVDPFRGLEDAQHIAEESIVLLKNQNNLLPLKSSTPSIALIGGHADVGILSGGGSAQVDSPGGDAVDHKPGGAVWGKPVYFPSSPLKYISAKAPKANIQFNSGEDLAAAAQLAKNSSVAIVFVTQWMSEGHDSPTLSLPHNQDALVEAVAAANPNTIVVLETGGPVSMPWADRVKGIVETWYPGIGGAQALANILFGDVNPSGKLPVTFAKTEADLPHPIVPGLDRAGKVVSDDRHQEVGAFDLPYSEGAKVGYKWFDAMNKQPLFPFGYGLSYTTFAYSGLTVDNAKRTVHFTVRNTGKQEGTEIAQVYAALPTAANENFKRLVAWQRVKLAPGESKDVTLPLNQLYLSVFDTDKNAWQLLPGDYKVTAGTSSRDLPLHATLQVQ; encoded by the coding sequence ATGTCACGTTCGAAGCATCACCTGAAGACTATTTTGGCCGCACTGGTCCTCGCCTGCATCACTCACACACCCGCACACGCCGAAACCCATCCCGACACATCCAAAATGCCCTGGATGAACAAGGCCCTCTCCCCCGATGAGCGCGCCGACCTCGTCCTCAAGGAGCTGACCCTCGACGAAAAGATCTCCATGGTCCACGGCGCCGGCTGGGGAGTCCTTCGCAAAGGCGCTCCCGTCGATCCCCACTCCAACTTCGCCGCCGGCTACATGCCCGGCATCGAGCGCCTCGGCATCCCCGGCATCGACCTCGCCGACTCCGCCGTAGGCCTGCGCATGGCCGCCTATCAAAGCCGCTACGCCACACTCCTTCCCTCCACGCTCGGCGCAGCCTCCAGTTGGAACCCCGACGCAGCCTTCCTCTACGGCTCCGTCATCGGCCGCGAGCTCCGCGCCTGGGGCTCAAACATGTCCATCGGTGGCGGCGTCGACATCATGCGCGAACCACGCAACGGTCGCAACTTCGAGTATGCCGGCGAAGACCCGGTCCTGGCCGGAACAATGACCGGCAACCTCATGAAGGGCGTCAAGTCCGAGCACATCCTCAGCGACATCAAGCACTATGCCATGAACGATCAGGAGACCGGGCGCAACGTCGTCAACACGCAGCTCGACAAAAAGGCCATGCGCGAGTCCGACCTGCTCGCCTTCCAGATCGCCCTCGATATCGCCGATCCATCAGCCGTCATGTGCTCCTACAACCTCGTAAACGGCGACTGGGCCTGTGAGAACGACTACCTCCTCAATCAGGTCCTCAAGAAGGACTTCAAGTTCAAGGGCTGGGTCGTCTCCGACTGGGCCGCAACCCACAGCACAGTCAAAGCCGCCCTCGCTGGCCTCGACCAGGAGATGCCCGGTGACGACAACCACTTCGGCGCACCGCTGAAGAAGGCCGTCGAAGACGGGCAAGTCCCTCAGGCACGTGTTGACGACATGGTGCACCGAATCCTGCGCAGCATGTTCGACGCAGGCGTCATCGACAACCCGCCCGTCCGCACCGTCGTCGATCCCTTCCGCGGCCTCGAAGACGCCCAGCACATCGCCGAAGAAAGCATCGTCCTCCTCAAGAACCAGAACAACCTGCTCCCACTCAAGTCCTCCACCCCCTCCATCGCCCTCATCGGAGGACACGCCGACGTAGGCATCCTCTCCGGTGGCGGCTCCGCACAGGTCGACTCACCAGGCGGCGATGCCGTCGATCACAAGCCCGGTGGCGCAGTCTGGGGCAAGCCTGTCTACTTCCCCTCCTCGCCGCTCAAATACATCAGCGCCAAGGCTCCTAAGGCGAACATTCAATTCAACAGCGGAGAAGACCTCGCAGCTGCCGCGCAACTCGCCAAAAACTCCAGTGTAGCCATCGTCTTCGTCACCCAGTGGATGAGCGAAGGCCACGACTCCCCAACCCTCTCACTCCCGCACAATCAGGACGCGCTTGTTGAAGCCGTCGCGGCCGCAAACCCCAACACCATCGTCGTGCTTGAAACCGGCGGCCCCGTCAGCATGCCTTGGGCCGACCGAGTCAAAGGCATCGTCGAAACCTGGTACCCTGGCATCGGCGGAGCCCAGGCCCTCGCCAACATCCTCTTCGGCGACGTCAACCCCTCCGGCAAGCTCCCCGTAACCTTCGCCAAAACCGAAGCCGACCTGCCCCACCCCATCGTCCCCGGACTCGACCGCGCGGGCAAGGTAGTCTCCGACGACCGGCATCAGGAAGTGGGCGCCTTCGACCTCCCCTACTCCGAAGGCGCGAAAGTCGGCTACAAGTGGTTCGACGCCATGAACAAGCAGCCGCTCTTCCCCTTCGGCTACGGCCTGTCCTACACCACCTTCGCGTACTCCGGCCTCACCGTGGACAACGCAAAGCGCACAGTCCACTTCACGGTACGCAACACCGGCAAGCAGGAAGGTACAGAGATCGCCCAGGTCTACGCCGCACTACCCACTGCCGCCAACGAAAACTTCAAGCGTCTCGTAGCCTGGCAGCGAGTCAAACTAGCCCCCGGCGAATCGAAAGACGTAACCCTGCCCCTCAACCAGCTCTACCTCTCGGTCTTCGACACAGACAAGAACGCCTGGCAACTCCTCCCCGGCGACTACAAAGTCACGGCCGGAACATCCTCCCGCGACCTCCCGCTGCACGCCACTCTACAGGTGCAGTAG
- a CDS encoding DUF4231 domain-containing protein — MSQEVVVVADPIMGRLEDQIAWYDCKSLQNQHVYKRIKVVEILAAATIPLIAALPIPHQAVITGSLGVLITVLEGLIHLNQYQQNWIAYRSTCEALRHEKYVYLGKASPYAGVADAYALLAERIESLVSQEHAKWAASQSQESKK, encoded by the coding sequence ATGAGCCAGGAAGTCGTCGTTGTCGCCGACCCCATCATGGGGCGTCTCGAGGATCAGATCGCGTGGTATGACTGCAAGAGCCTCCAAAATCAGCACGTCTATAAGCGGATCAAAGTTGTTGAGATACTGGCTGCTGCAACGATTCCGCTCATTGCTGCCCTGCCTATCCCCCATCAGGCGGTCATTACAGGCAGCCTTGGCGTCTTGATTACTGTGCTCGAAGGGCTGATTCACCTTAACCAGTACCAGCAGAACTGGATCGCATACAGATCGACTTGCGAGGCTCTCAGGCACGAGAAATATGTCTACCTCGGTAAGGCGTCTCCGTATGCGGGCGTAGCGGATGCGTATGCTCTGCTGGCTGAACGAATTGAATCTCTGGTCTCGCAGGAGCACGCTAAGTGGGCTGCCTCGCAGTCTCAGGAGAGCAAGAAATAG